In one Echinicola marina genomic region, the following are encoded:
- the hemL gene encoding glutamate-1-semialdehyde 2,1-aminomutase: protein MNINNSKALFAKAQKFIPGGVNSPVRAFKAVGGDPLFIKKADGPYLFDEDGNRFIELINSWGPMIIGHNHPMIKEAIIKAMEDGTSFGAPTSKEIEIADLITSMVPSVDKVRMVNSGTEATMSAVRLARGYTGRDKFIKFEGNYHGHGDSFLIAAGSGAITMGEPNSPGVTKGTAKDTLLAPYNDLEAVKELVAANKNEVAAIILEPVPGNMGLVLPKEGFLEGLRKVCDEEGIVLIFDEVMTGFRLAQGGAQEVFGVTPDLTTMGKIIGGGMPVGAYGGKKEIMEFVSPSGPVYQAGTLSGNPIAMAAGLAMLQYLHDTPTVYKDLQATGNAIVEGIKESLQKLGLDYTATHLGSMYSLFFTNKEVTDFESAKESDTTLFGKYFQAMLKRGVYLAPSQFESLFLSTSLKQEHIEHIIYANEESLKEIHS from the coding sequence ATGAATATCAATAATAGTAAGGCGCTTTTTGCTAAGGCCCAAAAATTTATTCCTGGAGGAGTAAATTCTCCAGTTAGAGCTTTCAAAGCAGTAGGAGGGGATCCTTTGTTCATAAAAAAGGCCGATGGTCCATATCTTTTTGATGAGGATGGAAATCGGTTCATAGAGTTGATCAATAGCTGGGGGCCGATGATCATTGGACATAATCACCCGATGATAAAGGAAGCGATTATTAAAGCAATGGAGGATGGTACTTCTTTTGGAGCACCTACTTCCAAGGAAATTGAGATTGCCGATCTGATCACCAGTATGGTTCCGTCTGTGGATAAGGTCAGAATGGTTAATTCCGGAACTGAGGCCACGATGTCCGCAGTTAGGTTGGCAAGAGGTTATACAGGTAGGGATAAGTTTATCAAGTTTGAAGGTAATTACCATGGTCATGGTGATTCTTTTTTGATTGCAGCCGGTTCTGGAGCGATTACAATGGGAGAACCCAATTCCCCCGGCGTCACCAAGGGGACGGCAAAAGATACTTTGTTAGCCCCTTATAATGACCTTGAAGCAGTTAAAGAATTGGTGGCGGCCAATAAAAATGAAGTAGCTGCAATTATTTTGGAACCTGTTCCCGGTAATATGGGGCTTGTATTGCCTAAAGAAGGCTTTTTGGAAGGCTTGAGGAAGGTTTGTGATGAAGAGGGAATTGTGTTGATATTCGATGAGGTAATGACTGGTTTCCGTCTTGCACAAGGTGGCGCTCAGGAAGTTTTTGGCGTTACTCCTGACTTGACTACCATGGGTAAGATTATAGGTGGAGGAATGCCTGTAGGTGCATATGGTGGCAAGAAAGAAATCATGGAGTTTGTTTCACCTTCTGGGCCGGTATATCAAGCTGGCACACTCTCTGGGAATCCAATTGCTATGGCAGCAGGTTTAGCGATGCTGCAATACTTGCATGATACACCAACTGTTTATAAAGATTTACAGGCCACGGGTAATGCTATAGTAGAAGGTATCAAAGAAAGTTTGCAGAAATTAGGACTAGATTATACAGCAACCCATTTAGGTAGTATGTACAGTTTGTTCTTCACAAATAAGGAGGTGACAGACTTTGAGTCTGCCAAGGAATCAGATACAACTTTGTTTGGGAAATATTTCCAGGCCATGTTGAAAAGAGGGGTTTATTTGGCGCCATCCCAATTTGAGAGTTTATTCCTTTCAACCTCACTGAAGCAGGAGCATATTGAGCATATTATTTATGCCAATGAGGAATCGCTTAAAGAGATCCACTCATAA
- a CDS encoding copper resistance protein NlpE, with product MKNFYLLSIAVLFYLTFACDQPANETANQEQPETGISTAADKILEKKTSTWYTYEGTIPCADCKGIKMVLQLENNPDKTIREFRLTETYLDTPEGDRSFETTGTYEVSYGMKADPGAMLISLIDENDQQFKTFLQEKDGIHFTLLDKNKNKIDSNLNYTLTQK from the coding sequence ATGAAAAATTTCTATCTGCTAAGCATCGCTGTTCTTTTCTATCTGACATTTGCCTGTGATCAACCTGCAAATGAAACGGCTAACCAAGAACAGCCGGAAACAGGAATTTCCACCGCAGCAGATAAGATCCTCGAGAAAAAAACTTCAACTTGGTACACCTACGAAGGAACCATTCCTTGTGCTGACTGTAAAGGCATAAAAATGGTTCTTCAACTGGAGAACAATCCCGACAAGACCATTAGAGAGTTTAGGTTGACAGAAACTTACCTAGACACTCCAGAAGGTGACAGAAGCTTTGAAACCACTGGCACTTACGAAGTGAGCTATGGCATGAAAGCTGATCCAGGAGCCATGTTGATAAGCTTAATTGATGAGAATGACCAACAATTCAAAACTTTTCTTCAAGAAAAAGATGGTATTCACTTCACCCTCTTGGACAAAAACAAAAATAAAATTGATTCGAATTTGAACTATACTTTGACACAAAAATAA
- a CDS encoding ABC transporter substrate-binding protein has translation MKKKYLIVLLGLIFHLSAMAQQKGEGYSGAVRLIDLGNQEEAMDQLRPYLNYKEYGNLSLYARYHFARSAYKNNQYQLAQATLLDLLGNYNWEREDDGLYLLTLVYFAQNEAYDGLSQISKIDGEMLKKEGYKASYDYLSKNATTSFLAAHWGAFKQNKGYTLALKEKLLSQSVLTSGEKKILAEMENMDLGEGNTGTARIKNETLDVAVVLPFNYQGGAGVSDLEGNNFIFELYQGISMAIERARSQGMDIEVKTFDTERKNEVVNKILADPFFSKADIIVGPLYPEETEIVAGFAQNNRIPFVNPLSNITDGFDGMEYAYLFRPSTKVIVDRILNYSRSHVKGNRIALAYSGSTRDELMAREFAEEASKRGYRLVFNQKVNSSSIRGFMENIGVRPGSTASVDQIVIFSDDPYIASPTLSLLESQTTETPIFVMDSWLYFNFANFDMLDGNELYFVGNNTIDLSKKAVEDYRYRFFERYHVYPGTNAYVGYDLMNWLAKTINNQRGFDFRRNLDQNNNVEGSLSFGLNFNNSHSNQYVPVLKLNAGKLEEIKL, from the coding sequence ATGAAAAAAAAATATCTAATAGTACTTTTGGGGCTGATATTCCATTTATCTGCTATGGCCCAACAAAAAGGGGAGGGATATAGTGGAGCAGTGCGCTTAATTGACCTTGGCAATCAGGAAGAGGCCATGGATCAGTTGAGGCCTTATTTGAATTATAAGGAGTATGGTAATTTGTCCTTATACGCCCGTTATCACTTTGCTAGGTCCGCCTATAAAAACAATCAATATCAATTGGCCCAGGCTACCTTACTTGATCTATTGGGTAACTATAATTGGGAGAGAGAAGACGATGGGCTTTATCTTTTGACACTGGTCTATTTTGCTCAAAATGAAGCCTATGATGGTCTAAGTCAAATAAGTAAAATAGATGGTGAGATGCTAAAAAAAGAGGGGTATAAAGCCAGTTATGATTATTTAAGCAAAAATGCAACTACCAGTTTTTTGGCGGCACATTGGGGGGCTTTTAAACAAAACAAAGGTTATACCCTTGCCTTGAAGGAGAAGCTGCTCAGCCAATCTGTTTTGACCAGTGGTGAGAAGAAGATTCTTGCTGAAATGGAGAATATGGATTTAGGGGAGGGGAATACCGGCACTGCCAGAATCAAGAATGAGACCTTAGATGTGGCAGTCGTTTTGCCATTTAACTATCAAGGAGGGGCTGGCGTCAGTGATCTGGAAGGAAATAATTTTATTTTTGAATTGTACCAAGGAATTAGCATGGCTATTGAGCGTGCTCGTTCGCAAGGAATGGATATAGAGGTCAAAACTTTTGATACAGAAAGGAAAAATGAAGTGGTAAACAAGATTTTGGCTGACCCATTTTTTTCTAAGGCTGATATAATTGTGGGGCCACTTTACCCTGAAGAAACGGAGATTGTTGCTGGTTTTGCACAAAATAATAGGATTCCATTTGTCAATCCCCTTTCTAATATCACAGATGGTTTTGATGGGATGGAGTATGCATATCTTTTTAGGCCATCCACCAAGGTGATTGTCGATAGGATTCTGAATTATAGCAGGTCACATGTTAAAGGTAACCGGATAGCATTGGCTTATTCTGGTTCTACCCGTGATGAACTGATGGCTCGTGAGTTTGCCGAGGAAGCATCCAAAAGAGGTTATAGGTTGGTCTTCAATCAAAAGGTGAATTCGAGTAGTATCAGGGGATTTATGGAAAATATAGGTGTTAGGCCAGGAAGCACAGCATCCGTAGATCAAATAGTGATTTTCTCGGATGATCCTTATATCGCGTCACCAACCCTTTCTTTATTAGAATCTCAGACAACAGAAACTCCAATTTTTGTGATGGACAGTTGGTTGTATTTCAATTTTGCCAATTTTGATATGTTAGATGGGAATGAATTGTATTTTGTAGGGAATAATACCATTGATTTGTCGAAGAAGGCGGTAGAGGATTATAGATATAGGTTCTTTGAACGATATCATGTATATCCCGGGACCAATGCCTATGTAGGGTATGATTTAATGAACTGGCTAGCAAAAACCATTAATAATCAGCGCGGGTTTGATTTTAGAAGAAACTTGGACCAAAATAATAATGTAGAAGGAAGTTTAAGTTTCGGTCTGAATTTTAACAATAGCCACTCCAATCAGTATGTTCCAGTATTGAAATTGAATGCTGGAAAACTAGAAGAAATTAAATTATAG
- the folP gene encoding dihydropteroate synthase — protein sequence MKDTPKSSLEIEDKLFPSKITLQIKGKLLFLKDPCVMGILNITPDSFYAKSRVNQNESQILDKAEKMIQEGAEILDIGGYSSRPGAINISTEEEIQRVIPSVNSIKQRFPDTLLSIDTFRHEVAKAAADVGADIINDISGGELDQKMIPTVGKLKIPYICMHMRGNPETMQAKTEYNNIEKEVLLFFSEKIKQCQEAGIHDIILDPGFGFAKTIEQNYRIIKNLSYFKSIKSPILAGVSRKSMIYKTLEITPEEALNGTTALNMAALINGAKILRVHDVKEAKETIRLYKNIYP from the coding sequence ATGAAAGATACTCCAAAGTCTTCTTTAGAAATCGAAGATAAATTATTTCCCTCAAAAATAACACTTCAAATCAAAGGAAAGCTCCTATTCTTAAAAGATCCTTGCGTAATGGGAATCCTGAACATTACTCCGGATTCCTTTTATGCAAAAAGCAGAGTCAATCAAAATGAATCCCAAATCTTGGATAAGGCTGAAAAAATGATTCAAGAGGGGGCCGAAATTCTTGACATTGGAGGGTATAGTAGCAGGCCCGGTGCAATAAACATTAGTACAGAAGAAGAAATCCAACGGGTCATTCCATCCGTAAATTCCATTAAGCAGCGTTTCCCTGACACATTATTATCCATCGATACTTTCAGACATGAGGTAGCAAAAGCCGCAGCTGATGTAGGGGCTGATATTATCAATGATATTTCTGGAGGAGAGCTAGATCAAAAAATGATCCCAACCGTGGGGAAATTAAAAATCCCGTATATCTGCATGCATATGAGGGGCAATCCTGAAACCATGCAGGCCAAAACGGAGTATAATAATATTGAAAAGGAAGTTTTACTTTTTTTCAGCGAAAAGATAAAGCAATGCCAAGAAGCTGGTATTCATGACATCATCCTTGATCCTGGCTTTGGCTTTGCCAAAACTATCGAGCAAAATTATAGGATTATTAAAAACTTATCTTATTTTAAGTCTATTAAAAGCCCTATATTAGCAGGAGTCTCTAGAAAATCTATGATTTATAAAACACTAGAGATTACTCCTGAAGAAGCCTTAAACGGAACTACAGCCTTGAATATGGCTGCCCTGATTAATGGCGCTAAGATCCTAAGAGTACATGATGTAAAAGAAGCTAAAGAAACGATAAGATTATATAAAAACATTTACCCTTGA
- a CDS encoding NAD-dependent epimerase/dehydratase family protein — translation MEKILITGAAGQLGSELTLALAEIYGGENIFATDINESVAHKFDYCNFLPLNVMDREGLTKIVKNEKITQIYHLAAILSATSEKNPLFAWQLNMESLLSILELAKEQKLNKIYWPSSIAVFGPNTPLQNTPQHCIMDPNTVYGISKQAGERWCEYYFQKHNVDVRSIRYPGLIGYKSLPGGGTTDYAVDIFHKAIEGEDFECFLKEDTYLPMMYMPDGIKATLDLMHAPAENIKIRSSYNLGGISFNPKELYDCIISQGAKFNISYNPDFRQNIADTWPDSIDDSAAQKDWDWKHSYGLEEMTKDILTNLPEFLVNFK, via the coding sequence ATGGAAAAAATACTAATTACCGGAGCAGCCGGACAATTGGGCTCAGAGCTTACCTTAGCATTGGCTGAGATTTATGGTGGAGAGAATATCTTTGCCACAGATATCAATGAGTCAGTAGCACACAAATTTGATTATTGCAATTTCCTTCCACTAAATGTAATGGATCGGGAAGGATTGACAAAAATCGTCAAAAACGAAAAAATCACACAGATATACCATCTAGCGGCCATCCTTTCTGCCACAAGTGAAAAGAACCCTCTCTTTGCTTGGCAACTCAACATGGAAAGCTTGCTCTCCATTTTAGAATTGGCAAAAGAGCAAAAGCTGAATAAAATTTATTGGCCATCCTCCATTGCTGTTTTTGGCCCCAACACGCCATTGCAAAACACACCCCAGCACTGTATCATGGACCCTAACACCGTCTATGGCATTTCAAAACAAGCTGGAGAAAGATGGTGTGAATACTACTTCCAAAAACACAATGTAGATGTAAGAAGCATCAGGTATCCAGGATTGATTGGCTATAAATCATTGCCAGGTGGCGGAACAACCGATTACGCAGTAGATATCTTCCACAAAGCCATCGAAGGAGAAGATTTTGAGTGCTTCTTGAAAGAAGACACCTATCTTCCCATGATGTATATGCCTGATGGGATCAAAGCCACCCTCGACCTTATGCACGCACCTGCTGAAAACATCAAAATCAGGTCTAGTTATAACCTTGGAGGAATCAGCTTCAACCCAAAGGAACTTTATGATTGTATCATTAGTCAAGGCGCAAAATTCAATATTAGTTACAATCCGGATTTTAGACAAAACATCGCGGACACTTGGCCTGACAGCATTGACGATAGTGCTGCCCAAAAAGACTGGGATTGGAAACATTCCTATGGGTTGGAAGAGATGACCAAAGATATTTTGACTAACTTACCAGAGTTTTTAGTCAATTTTAAATAA
- the cdaA gene encoding diadenylate cyclase CdaA has product MNLLFKIGFLDVSIVNIIDITLVSVLIYQVYKLMRGSVAIKIFLGFLSLYLVYLVVNAAKMELLSIILGQFMGVGVIAAIILFAPEIRKFLLIIGKTSILSNENVLQELLFWRKKETMAFNITPIIEASKSLAGTSTGALIVISRNSELKFYADSGDLIDAVVSKRLLISIFNKYSPLHDGAAIIYNGKVKAARCILPVTEKELPAHFGLRHRAAIGMSEATDTLVLIVSEETGQVSMAKNGNILHNLSFQEVREMINAYLTGTDIDDKFEYISPFESKKLKTASN; this is encoded by the coding sequence TTGAACTTACTATTTAAAATAGGTTTTTTAGACGTATCTATCGTCAATATTATAGACATCACCTTGGTCAGTGTTCTGATTTACCAAGTCTATAAATTGATGCGGGGAAGTGTTGCGATCAAAATTTTCTTGGGATTCCTATCACTCTATCTGGTTTATTTGGTCGTTAATGCCGCTAAAATGGAGCTACTTTCCATTATTTTAGGCCAATTCATGGGAGTCGGTGTAATCGCTGCAATCATCTTATTTGCCCCTGAAATCAGGAAATTTCTCCTCATCATTGGTAAAACCTCCATCCTGTCCAATGAAAATGTACTTCAGGAATTATTGTTCTGGAGAAAGAAGGAAACCATGGCCTTTAACATCACACCAATCATTGAAGCATCCAAGTCTTTAGCAGGGACCAGTACCGGAGCCCTCATTGTGATCTCCAGAAATTCAGAATTAAAATTTTACGCTGACAGTGGTGACCTTATTGATGCCGTGGTATCCAAAAGATTATTGATATCCATTTTCAATAAGTACAGCCCTTTACATGATGGTGCTGCAATCATTTATAATGGAAAGGTAAAAGCCGCCCGTTGTATTTTACCTGTTACAGAAAAAGAACTTCCTGCCCATTTTGGATTGAGGCATCGAGCAGCCATTGGAATGTCAGAGGCTACGGATACTTTGGTATTGATCGTATCTGAAGAAACTGGCCAAGTTTCAATGGCCAAAAATGGAAATATCCTTCACAACCTTTCATTTCAGGAAGTCAGAGAAATGATTAACGCCTACTTAACCGGAACGGATATAGATGATAAATTTGAATATATAAGCCCCTTTGAAAGTAAAAAATTAAAAACAGCGTCCAACTGA
- a CDS encoding DUF1599 domain-containing protein, translating to MKTQTVGEYNQVITLCKELFKKKTIDYGTAWRILRLPSITDQIFIKAQRIRSIQEKGTQMVNDPIQDEFIGIINYCIIALIQLDLKDDDRLELSFEELQPLYDKWVDATRSLLENKNHDYGEAWRDMRVSSITDIILMKLYRVKQIEDNQGKTLASEGVDANYQDMINYSVFCLIKLKEAKNA from the coding sequence TTGAAAACGCAAACAGTAGGCGAATATAATCAAGTTATTACCCTTTGTAAAGAACTTTTTAAGAAGAAAACCATTGATTACGGAACAGCTTGGAGAATACTTCGTCTGCCCTCTATTACAGATCAGATATTCATCAAGGCTCAAAGAATTCGTTCCATTCAGGAGAAAGGGACTCAGATGGTTAATGATCCTATTCAAGATGAATTTATTGGGATTATCAATTATTGTATCATAGCGCTGATTCAGTTGGATCTAAAGGATGATGATAGGCTTGAACTTAGTTTTGAGGAATTACAGCCTTTGTATGATAAATGGGTGGATGCTACCCGTTCCCTTTTGGAAAACAAGAACCATGATTATGGGGAAGCATGGAGAGATATGCGTGTCTCTTCTATTACTGATATTATTTTGATGAAATTATATCGGGTTAAACAAATTGAAGACAATCAAGGTAAGACTTTGGCTTCTGAAGGCGTGGATGCCAACTATCAGGACATGATTAATTATTCCGTATTTTGTTTGATCAAGTTAAAGGAAGCAAAAAATGCTTAA
- a CDS encoding shikimate kinase → MKHHSKIVLIGMPGSGKSTLGKLLAKQLNFDFYDLDEEIVRAEGMEIPKIFLSKGEGYFRKLETKVLAALLEKESSFLLSTGGGAPCYNENMELINQRGISVYLEVSVSELLKRLTKNEADKRPMFQGLDTAEISQKLYDLLTEREEFYQKAKIKLSGDDITTEFLISELMTYFRN, encoded by the coding sequence ATGAAGCACCATTCTAAGATTGTTTTGATAGGTATGCCTGGTTCTGGTAAATCAACCCTAGGTAAGCTACTGGCCAAACAATTAAATTTTGATTTTTATGATCTTGATGAAGAAATCGTCAGGGCGGAAGGGATGGAAATACCCAAGATTTTCTTGTCAAAAGGAGAGGGGTATTTCAGGAAGTTGGAAACAAAGGTGTTGGCTGCATTATTGGAAAAAGAATCTTCCTTTTTGCTCTCAACCGGTGGGGGAGCGCCTTGTTATAATGAGAATATGGAGCTGATCAACCAAAGGGGGATTTCAGTGTATTTGGAAGTAAGTGTCAGTGAGCTTTTGAAGCGTTTGACTAAAAATGAAGCCGACAAGCGCCCGATGTTTCAAGGATTGGATACGGCAGAAATTTCACAAAAGCTATATGATTTATTGACAGAAAGGGAGGAGTTTTATCAGAAGGCAAAAATAAAACTCAGCGGAGATGATATTACCACTGAGTTTCTTATTTCTGAGCTGATGACCTATTTTAGAAATTAA
- the kbl gene encoding glycine C-acetyltransferase, which translates to MYESLKEKLEKELKEIKDSGLYKTERIITSPQGAEISTDEGKVVLNFCANNYLGLSSHPKVIQAAKDAIDSHGYGMSSVRFICGTQDIHKELERKISEFLGTEDTILYAAAFDANGGVFEPLLGPEDAIISDALNHASIIDGVRLCKAMRFRYKHNDMEDLEEQLKEATEKGAQQKLIVTDGAFSMDGTIAQMDKIVELAEKYGAIVMSDECHSTGFIGKTGRGVHELKGVMGKMDIITGTLGKALGGASGGFTSGRKEIIDILRQRSRPYLFSNTLAPSITGASIAVFDLLSSTTELRDKLEDNTRYFREKMTEAGFDIKPGVHPIVPIMLYDAVLSQKMAEKLLERGVYVIGFYYPVVPKGQARIRVQISAAHDRSHLDKAIEAFIAVGKELDVIK; encoded by the coding sequence ATGTACGAAAGTTTGAAAGAGAAATTAGAAAAGGAACTGAAAGAAATTAAAGATTCAGGACTCTACAAGACCGAAAGAATCATTACTTCCCCACAGGGGGCTGAAATATCCACTGATGAAGGGAAGGTGGTTTTGAATTTTTGTGCCAATAATTACTTGGGCCTTTCCAGTCACCCCAAGGTAATTCAAGCTGCTAAGGATGCCATTGATAGCCATGGTTATGGTATGTCTTCAGTGCGTTTTATTTGTGGTACACAGGATATCCATAAGGAATTGGAAAGAAAGATCAGTGAGTTTTTGGGTACAGAAGATACGATTTTGTATGCGGCTGCATTTGATGCCAATGGAGGCGTTTTTGAGCCGTTATTAGGCCCTGAGGATGCCATTATTTCTGATGCCCTTAATCATGCTTCTATCATTGATGGGGTGAGACTTTGTAAGGCCATGCGCTTTAGGTATAAGCATAATGACATGGAGGACCTTGAAGAGCAGCTAAAGGAAGCTACCGAAAAAGGAGCCCAGCAGAAATTAATTGTGACAGATGGCGCCTTCTCTATGGATGGAACAATTGCGCAAATGGATAAAATCGTTGAACTGGCGGAGAAATATGGCGCAATAGTCATGTCTGATGAGTGTCATTCTACTGGGTTTATCGGTAAAACGGGGAGAGGCGTCCATGAATTAAAAGGTGTGATGGGCAAGATGGATATCATTACTGGTACCCTAGGTAAGGCTCTTGGAGGGGCTTCTGGTGGATTTACCTCTGGAAGAAAAGAAATCATAGATATCCTGAGACAAAGGTCCAGACCTTATTTGTTCTCCAATACACTGGCGCCGTCGATCACTGGAGCTTCCATAGCTGTATTTGATCTGCTTAGCAGTACTACCGAGCTAAGGGATAAACTGGAGGATAATACCCGTTATTTTAGGGAAAAGATGACAGAGGCTGGTTTTGATATTAAGCCTGGTGTGCATCCAATTGTACCTATTATGTTGTATGATGCAGTATTGTCGCAAAAGATGGCAGAAAAACTATTGGAAAGAGGGGTTTATGTAATAGGTTTCTACTATCCTGTAGTGCCAAAAGGTCAAGCAAGGATCAGGGTACAAATTTCAGCGGCTCATGATCGATCACATTTAGATAAAGCTATTGAAGCGTTTATCGCTGTTGGGAAAGAACTGGATGTGATTAAGTAA
- a CDS encoding Spx/MgsR family RNA polymerase-binding regulatory protein, producing MQEKIKVYGIKNCDTMKKTFKLLEENGMEYDFHDYKKEQPTAELLGSFLSKVPLEVLLNKRGTTYRKLSDEEKAQAESASSAIPLLSKNSSMIKRPVMVFPDGEIQAGFKKEEILGKK from the coding sequence ATGCAAGAAAAGATAAAAGTATATGGTATCAAGAATTGTGATACAATGAAGAAGACTTTTAAGTTGTTGGAAGAAAATGGGATGGAATACGATTTTCATGATTATAAAAAGGAGCAGCCAACAGCTGAACTTTTAGGATCCTTTCTTTCCAAGGTTCCATTGGAAGTTTTGTTGAATAAACGAGGGACTACATATAGAAAATTGAGTGATGAAGAAAAGGCCCAGGCAGAATCAGCCTCAAGCGCCATCCCTTTATTGTCAAAAAATAGTAGCATGATCAAAAGGCCAGTAATGGTTTTTCCTGATGGTGAGATTCAGGCAGGCTTTAAAAAAGAAGAAATATTAGGTAAAAAATAA
- a CDS encoding BT_3928 family protein: MLKKIILNLFRFLVGGLFVFSGLIKVNDPVGTSIKLKEYFEVFSQDIAGFFKVFIPYSLTISVVLIVLEVVLGVMLIFNVKKNLTVNFLLLLIVFFTFLTFYSAYFNKVTDCGCFGDAIKLTPWQSFYKDIVLLVLIGVLFLFKKDLLDSNGKWAKVVVMLSFLGALLVSIYAIRNLPIIDFRAYKEGVNIQKAMQPSGTLEYRYIMSKDGKEVILDEYPTDESYEFVDMQLKNPEFLPKISDFAVWTDQGDFTDLILEGNKVLVLFNNLEKVDKNELDKITPLVNELKGDIEVLVITASSAEEIEGLLAEKGWDIPYYYGDATVVKTMIRSNPGIILIQEGTIVKKYHINNTPQSEEVKSLLSP, translated from the coding sequence ATGCTTAAAAAGATAATATTAAACTTGTTTCGCTTTTTGGTCGGAGGCTTGTTTGTTTTTTCAGGGCTTATCAAGGTGAATGATCCTGTGGGGACCTCTATTAAGCTGAAGGAGTATTTCGAGGTGTTTTCGCAGGATATAGCGGGTTTTTTTAAGGTATTTATACCTTATTCATTGACTATATCGGTTGTTTTGATTGTATTGGAGGTAGTTTTGGGTGTGATGCTGATTTTTAATGTCAAGAAAAACCTGACCGTTAATTTCTTGTTGCTGCTTATTGTGTTCTTTACATTTCTAACTTTTTATTCAGCCTATTTTAACAAAGTTACAGATTGTGGTTGTTTTGGAGATGCAATCAAATTAACTCCTTGGCAATCCTTTTATAAGGATATTGTTCTATTGGTGTTGATTGGGGTGTTGTTTTTATTTAAAAAGGACCTGTTGGATAGTAATGGAAAGTGGGCAAAAGTCGTTGTCATGTTAAGCTTCTTAGGAGCTCTGTTGGTGTCTATTTACGCCATTAGGAATCTTCCTATTATTGATTTTAGAGCGTATAAGGAAGGGGTAAATATTCAAAAAGCTATGCAGCCTTCTGGAACGCTAGAATACCGCTATATCATGAGCAAGGATGGGAAGGAAGTGATATTGGATGAGTACCCTACAGATGAAAGTTATGAGTTTGTGGATATGCAGCTTAAGAATCCTGAGTTTTTGCCCAAAATTTCTGATTTTGCAGTATGGACAGACCAGGGGGATTTTACTGACTTGATCCTTGAAGGAAACAAAGTGTTGGTTTTGTTTAATAACCTTGAGAAAGTTGACAAAAATGAGTTGGATAAAATTACCCCTTTGGTTAATGAATTGAAAGGTGATATAGAGGTGCTAGTTATTACGGCAAGTTCTGCTGAAGAAATTGAGGGCCTTTTGGCAGAAAAGGGGTGGGATATTCCATATTATTATGGGGATGCCACAGTGGTGAAAACAATGATACGTTCCAACCCGGGAATAATATTGATCCAAGAAGGAACTATAGTAAAAAAATATCACATCAATAATACTCCTCAATCAGAGGAAGTAAAAAGTTTACTCTCTCCATGA